One window from the genome of Manis pentadactyla isolate mManPen7 chromosome 15, mManPen7.hap1, whole genome shotgun sequence encodes:
- the PTOV1 gene encoding prostate tumor-overexpressed gene 1 protein produces the protein MVRPRRAPHRSGAGGHLGGRGRPPRPLTVRAARSRSWPASPRGPQPPRIRARSAPPMQGARVFGALGPIGPSSPGLALGGLAVGEHRLSNKLLAWSGVLEWQEKRRPYSDSTAKLKRVLPCQAYVNQGENLETDQWPQKLIMQLIPQQLLTTLGPLFRNSQLAQFHFTNRDCDSLKGLCRVMGNGFAGCMLFPHISPCEVRVLMLLYSSKKKIFMGLIPYDQSGFVNAIRQVITTRKQAVGPGGVAGPVQIVNNKFLAWSGVMEWQEPRPEPNSRAKRWLPSHIYVNQGEILRTEQWPRKLYMQLIPQQLLTTLVPLFRNSRLVQFHFTKDLETLKSLCRIMDNGFAGCVHFSYKASCEVRVLMLLYSSEKKIFIGLIPHDQSNFVNGIRRVIANQQQVLQRNLEQEQQQRGMGG, from the exons ATGGTCCGTCCGCGCCGCGCCCCGCACCGCTCCGGTGCCGGGGGCCATCTCGGGGGCCGGGGCCGCCCTCCGCGGCCCCTCACGGTGCGCGCCGCACGCTCGCGCTCCTGGCCGGCCAGTCCCCGGGGCCCGCAGCCGCCGCGGATCCGGGCCCGCTCGGCCCCTCCCATG CAAGGTGCTCGGGTCTTCGGGGCCCTGGGTCCCATCGGGCCCTCCTCGCCTGGGCTTGCCCTCGGGGGCCTGGCCGTCGGTGAGCACCGGCTTAGCAACAAGCTGCTGGCCTGGAGTGGCGTCCTCGAGTGGCAGGAG AAGCGCAGACCCTACTCTGACTCCACTGCGAAACTGAAGCGAGTGCTCCCCTGTCAGGCCTACGTGAACCAGGGCGAGAACCT GGAGACTGACCAGTGGCCGCAGAAGCTGATCATGCAGCTGATCCCGCAGCAGCTGCTG ACCACCCTGGGCCCGCTGTTCCGCAACTCCCAGCTGGCACAGTTCCACTTCACCAACCGAGACTGCGACTCCCTCAAGGGACTGTGCCGTGTCATGGGCAACGGCTTT GCGGGCTGCATGCTCTTCCCCCACATCTCGCCCTGCGAGGTGCGTGTGCTCATGCTCCTCTACTCGTCCAAGAAGAAGATCTTCATGGGCCTCATCCCCTACGACCAGAGCGGCTTCGTCAACGCCATCCGGCAGGTCATCACCACGCGCAAACAG GCAGTGGGACCTGGTGGCGTCGCTGGCCCAGTGCAGATTGTTAACAACAAGTTCCTGGCGTGGAGTGGAGTCATGGAATGGCAGGAG CCCAGGCCTGAGCCCAACAGTCGGGCCAAGAGGTGGCTGCCATCGCACATCTACGTGAACCAAGGCGAGATCCT GAGGACTGAGCAGTGGCCCAGGAAGCTGTACATGCAGCTCATCCCGCAGCAGCTGCTG ACCACACTGGTGCCGCTCTTCCGGAACTCCCGCCTGGTGCAGTTCCACTTCACCAAGGACCTAGAGACGCTGAAGAGCCTGTGCCGGATCATGGACAACGGCTTC GCCGGCTGTGTGCACTTCTCCTACAAGGCCTCCTGCGAGGTGCGCGTGCTCATGCTCCTGTACTCCTCGGAGAAGAAGATCTTCATCGGCCTCATCCCCCATGACCAGAGCAACTTTGTCAACGGCATCCGGCGTGTCATTGCCAACCAGCAGCAGGTCCTGCAGCGGAACctggagcaggagcagcagcagcgaGGG